From a region of the Procambarus clarkii isolate CNS0578487 chromosome 18, FALCON_Pclarkii_2.0, whole genome shotgun sequence genome:
- the LOC123754585 gene encoding proton-coupled folate transporter-like — protein MKGVTVEPLMLLDGLAFSSIHVYIENLQMDRVCRVTSGFSQQVCDNLRAQPGANVEVQQRYSVFALYNGIIAAALPLFFILFMGAWSDKYGRKVPLVAVQVGHALHAAGYLLASLAPSWPAEVLLAVTLLDTLGGGTVSFLTAANSYIGDVSSEESRTSRVGLANSIWFLGGPVGTLMGTYFYIALYYNASMSANFKEDSTDHRFIHDRRTNANEIKLQLPDLLHCSQRALTPYEAEGI, from the exons ATGAAGGGCGTGACCGTGGAGCCCCTGATGCTGCTCGATGGTCTCGCCTTCTCCAGTATACACGTGTACATAGAGAACCTGCAGATGGATCGGGTGTGTAGAGTGACCAGCGGCTTCTCCCAGCAGGTGTGTGACAACCTCAGGGCACAACCTGGAGCCAATGTGGAGGTGCAGCAGAGGTACAGTGTCTTCGCCCTTTATAACGGCATCATCGCCGCCGCTCTTCCACTCTTCTTCATCCTCTTTATGGGTGCCTGGAGTGACAAGTATGGCAGGAAGGTGCCGCTGGTGGCAGTGCAGGTGGGCCACGCACTCCACGCCGCGGGCTACTTGCTGGCGTCTTTGGCACCTTCATGGCCTGCCGAAGTGCTACTTGCGGTCACGCTTCTGGACACACTGGGAGGCGGAACCGTGTCATTCTTGACCGCCGCAAACTCTTACATTGGTGACGTGTCCTCGGAAGAGTCGCGCACCTCGAGGGTGGGATTGGCCAATAGTATCTGGTTCCTGGGTGGACCAGTGGGCACTCTGATGGGCACTTACTTTTATATTGCTCTATA CTATAATGCATCGATGTCGGCAAATTTTAAAGAAGACTCTACTGATCATAGGTTTATCCATGACAGACGAACAAATGCCAATGAAATCAAGTTACAG TTACCTGATCTTCTTCATTGCTCACAACGAGCGCTCACACCTTACGAAGCTGAAGGTATTTGA